In one window of Calypte anna isolate BGI_N300 chromosome 1, bCalAnn1_v1.p, whole genome shotgun sequence DNA:
- the TMEM140 gene encoding transmembrane protein 140, producing MAVILTAPTHRTPQPSPWAPGGQVTTKAGFTMVPRNGMGTRMGLLQQMCTGHLLCVLNHLEAAGALALMLYSLLWEAGNLVNLPDKRIGFYNFCLWNETAGELQCLDYKHLQVIGISQGTMQLATVCVYSCPVLSIFYPLLVAHVKCTENKKGWRGICIILIIEMILLLGGLGIFLSQTSQWIHTSDFTGGFLALLGTLALLLLQILTTTMYLWWAKLISEPSHQEVQIEMSQ from the exons CAGCCCTCTCCCTGGGCCCCAGGAGGTCAAGTGACCACCAAGGCAG ggtTTACTATGGTACCAAGAAATGGTATGGGCACTAGGATGGGTCTGCTGCAACAGATGTGCACTGGACACTTGCTCTGTGTGCTGAACCACCTCGAGGCTGCTGGAGCCTTGGCCTTGATGTTGTATTCACTGTTGTGGGAAGCTGGGAACCTAGTCAACCTCCCTGACAAGCGCATTGGCTTTTACAACTTCTGCTTGTGGAATGAGACAGCTGGGGAACTGCAGTGCCTGGACTACAAGCATCTTCAGGTGATTGGCATCAGCCAAGGAACAATGCAGCTGGCAACGGTTTGTGTGTACAGCTGCCCGGTCCTGAGTATTTTCTACCCCCTCTTGGTAGCACATGTGAAGtgcacagagaacaaaaaggGCTGGAGAGGCATCTGCATAATACTCATCATTGAGATGATTCTCCTATTAGGAGGCCTAGGTATATTTCTTTCACAAACCTCACAGTGGATTCACACCTCTGATTTCACTGGGGGCTTCCTGGCATTGCTTGGGACTCTAGCTCTGCTACTACTCCAGATTCTCACTACCACTATGTACCTCTGGTGGGCCAAGCTCATATCGGAGCCCTCTCACCAGGAAGTCCAAATTGAGATGTCACAGTGA
- the CYREN gene encoding cell cycle regulator of non-homologous end joining: protein MAEVTRRQRRRLLPAWMEATGDERAGGTTAPPRSRRRRQAAARPRAAAVYCMNEAELVDVALAVLAENLQCEEDEEKARAGSEEEQEVQPATPKEAPGSTAHVERSSDCSPAPPSPSDTGAGASAEQTGQEGSQDDVLKYVREIFFS from the exons ATGGCGGAGGTTacgcggcggcagcggcggcggctccTTCCGGCCTGGATGGAGGCGACGGGGGACGAGCGGGCCGGGGGGACGACGGCGCCTCCCCGGAGCAGGCGGCGGCGGCAGGCGGCAGCAAGGCCCAG GGCGGCGGCGGTGTACTGCATGAACGAGGCGGAGCTGGTGGACGTGGCGCTGGCGGTCCTGGCCGAG AATCTACAGTGCGAGGAAGATGAGGAGAAGGCCCGGGCCGGGAGTGAAGAGGAGCAAGAGGTCCAACCAGCAACACCAAAGGAGGCTCCTGGAAGCACAGCCCACGTGGAGAGAAGCAGCGACTGCAGTCCGGCTCCCCCATCCCCCTCAGACACTGGTGCTGGTGccagtgcagagcagacagGCCAGGAGGGCTCTCAGGACGATGTTTTGAAATATGTCAGGGAGATCTTTTTCAGCTAA